Within the Nocardioides humi genome, the region CAACAAGCGCGAGTTCAACGGCAGCGGCCTCACCGTCGCCGCCCACCGGGGCGCGGAGTACGTCGGCGTCGACCGCGTCGGCGAACGGATCGCCGCCGTGGTGGCCGCCTCCGCGCCGGGGCCGCGGCAGCCCACGCTGACCTACGTCTACGACGGCGACCTCGACTGGACCGGCCACCGCTGGGGCGTCGCGTCCAGCCAGTGGCTCCAGCAGCTCGCCATGATCGACCACGAGGCCGAGCAGCTGCGCGAGGCGCTGCCGGCCGACCGGCGCCTGGTCGTCATCGCGGACCACGGCATGGTCGACGTACCGGTCGAGGCGCGGGTGGACGTCTCCGCCGACGACGACCTGCGTGCCGGCATCGCGCTGATCGGCGGCGAGGCGCGGTTCCGCCACCTCTACTGCACCGGCGGCGCCGTACCCGACGTCCTCGCCACCTGGCGCGAGCGGCTCGGCGAGCGGGCCGAGGTGCTGACCCGCGCCGAGGCGATCGGCAAGGGCTGGTTCGGCCCGGTCGACCCGTCGGTGCTGCCGCGCATCGGCGACGTCGTCGTGGCCTGCCGGGGCGACTTCGCGGTCCTCTCGACCGAGGGCTTCCCGTACGAGACCAGGCTGATCGGCATGCACGGCTCGCTCACGCCGGACGAGATGCTGATCCCGGTGCTGGTCGACTGATCCGAGCGTGGGCCTCAGGTGAACGGCAGCGGCTCGGGCGACAGGCTGACGGCCCGCGCCCGGGCCGCGGTCATGCCGCGCCGGTGGTGCTGCCGGCACAGGACCTCGTAGGCCACGTCGACGTCGTCGACCTCGTCGGGCTGGGGCGCGGTGGGGTCGACGTCGCCGACCACGATCACCTCGCCCTCGGTGACCATCACGCCGTTCTCGGTGCGGGCGTTGTGGGTGGCGCGCTTGCCGCACCAGCACAGGGCCTCGACCTGGAGCACCTCGGTGCGGTCGGCGAGCTCGACCAGCCGCGCGGAGCCGGGGAACAGCCGGGTCCGGAAGTCGGTGAGGATGCCGAAGCAGAAGACGTCGATCTGCAGCTCGTCGACGATCTTGGCCAGCTGGTCGACCTGCTCGGCGGTGTAGAACTGCGCCTCGTCGCAGATGAGGTAGTCGATCCGAGCGCCGCGGGTCAGCGCGTCGACGGTGAGGCGCCAGAAGTCCAGGTCGGGCAGGACCTCGTGGGCGTCGGCGACCAGGCCCAGCCGGGAGGAGACCATCGCGGCGCCCGCGCGGTCGTGGGAGGTGAACAGCCGGCCGATCCGCCCCCGCGCCGCGTGGTTGTGGTTGGTCTGCAGAGCCAGTGTCGACTTCCCGGCGTCCATCGTCCCGGTTCGGAAGATCAGCTCGGCCACCGGGGCATCCTCTCACCCGGCCTCCGCGGACGTACGACGAGTCGCCCGGACGGGCTGCCCGATCGGGTCGTCCGGGGTGCGCTCGCTCCTGCCCGGCGGAGGGTGCCCGCGCCGCCGCGGCGGCGGTGGACTGGGGCCCCGCACCGAGGAGGCCCGCGCATGGGAGGAGCTCACCGCACCTGGCGACGGCCAGGCGTCCGGCGTGTCGCCGTGCCGGCGGCGGTCGCGCTCGCCGTGGCGACGGCCGTGACCGCGAGCGCCTCCCAGGACCGCCCCGGAGTCCCGGTCCCCGCGTCGTCGGCGCCGACCGCGCCGAGCGTACCGAGGGCACCGAGGGCGGAGCCGGCCGCCGAGCCGCCGCCGGCCGTCGCGACACCGGAGGTGGGCCTGGCGGTCGCCGTACGAGGCACCCTCGCCCGCGATCGGTACGACGACCGGCTGGTCGACGCGCCCGCCGAGGCCGTGGCGGCCTACCAGCGGGCGGCGACGGTCATCAACGCCGCGGCGCCGTGCAACCTCGACTGGCTGGTGCTGGCCGCCGTGGGCCGGCTCGCGTCGAACCACGGCCGGGGAGCACCCGTCGGCCGTCCTCTCAACGGCAGGGCCGGCCGCGACCGGGTGTCCGACACCGACGCCGGCCGCCTCGACGGCGACCCGCGCTGGGACGCGCCCGTCGGGCCGATGGGGCTGCTGCCCGAGACCTGGGCACGGGTCGCGGTCGACGCCGACGGGGACGCGGTGCGCGACGTCCGGGACCTCGACGACGCGGCGCTCGGTGTGGCGGTGCTGCTGTGCTCCGACGGCGAGGATCTCTCCCGCCGCCCGGCGCTGCGCCGGGCGCTCCACCTCTACGACGCGACGCCCGGGCTGGCCCGCACGGTGCTGCGACTGGTCGCGGAGTACGGCGCCGAGCCGGTCGGCGTGCCGGGGACCGCGCCGGTCGTCGTGCCGGTCGTACCGGTCGACCTGCCCGAGCTGTGCGACTGCCCCGACGACATCGCGACCCTCGCACGGCCGCACGACATCGCGGTCCTCGAGGCCCTGGTCCGGGCACCGGTGCGGCAGGAGCAGCCGGCGCCGGCGGCTGCACCTGCGGACGAGGAGCCCGAGGAGCCCGAGGAGCCCGAGGAGACCGAGGAGCCCGAGGGCGGAGCCGCCGGCGAGCCGGCCGGCGACCCGAAGCCGGACCCGGAGACCGTGCCGACGGCCTAGGGTGGGCCGGGTGACGACGGACGCACTTCTCGGGACCAGCGACCTTCCGCACCAGCTGCCGCGGTTCGCGGACATCGACGACCACGACTACGCCCCGGCGATCGAGACGGCCATGGCCGAGCAGCTCGCCGCCGTGGCGGCCGTGAGCGCCGACCCGTCCCCGCCGACCTTCGACAACACGCTCGTGCCGCTCGAGCTCAGCGGCACCCGCCTGGCGCGGGTGCTGCGGGTCTTCGGCAACAAGGCCAGCGCCGACGCCAACCCGGCGATCGACGCGGTCCGCGCCGACTTCGCACCGCGCCTGGCCGCCCACAGCGACGCGATCCTGCTCGACCCGGCGCTGTGGGCGCGCCTCCAGGCGGTGTACGCCGACCGTGCGGGCCTGGAGCCGGAGGCGGCGTACCTCGTCGAGCGCTATGTCACCGAGTTCCGGCTCGCCGGCGCCGCGCTCGGCGAGGACGACAAGGCGCGGCTGCGTGCGCTCAACGAGCGGATCTCCAGCCAGGAGA harbors:
- a CDS encoding alkaline phosphatase family protein is translated as MADGVEAVAAFCEPAYGVRSLGDVVPAAAHALGSPLGPAPSGLVLPGASSYVIFLIDGLGARLLERYAHAAPYLSSLLATSAPATASVPSTTSTSLTTLGTGLTPGAHGLVGFTTRIPGTGDLLNALLWDGDVDPVQWQPHQTTFTSLQAAGVRVTVVNKREFNGSGLTVAAHRGAEYVGVDRVGERIAAVVAASAPGPRQPTLTYVYDGDLDWTGHRWGVASSQWLQQLAMIDHEAEQLREALPADRRLVVIADHGMVDVPVEARVDVSADDDLRAGIALIGGEARFRHLYCTGGAVPDVLATWRERLGERAEVLTRAEAIGKGWFGPVDPSVLPRIGDVVVACRGDFAVLSTEGFPYETRLIGMHGSLTPDEMLIPVLVD
- a CDS encoding thymidine kinase, whose product is MAELIFRTGTMDAGKSTLALQTNHNHAARGRIGRLFTSHDRAGAAMVSSRLGLVADAHEVLPDLDFWRLTVDALTRGARIDYLICDEAQFYTAEQVDQLAKIVDELQIDVFCFGILTDFRTRLFPGSARLVELADRTEVLQVEALCWCGKRATHNARTENGVMVTEGEVIVVGDVDPTAPQPDEVDDVDVAYEVLCRQHHRRGMTAARARAVSLSPEPLPFT
- a CDS encoding lytic transglycosylase domain-containing protein, translating into MGGAHRTWRRPGVRRVAVPAAVALAVATAVTASASQDRPGVPVPASSAPTAPSVPRAPRAEPAAEPPPAVATPEVGLAVAVRGTLARDRYDDRLVDAPAEAVAAYQRAATVINAAAPCNLDWLVLAAVGRLASNHGRGAPVGRPLNGRAGRDRVSDTDAGRLDGDPRWDAPVGPMGLLPETWARVAVDADGDAVRDVRDLDDAALGVAVLLCSDGEDLSRRPALRRALHLYDATPGLARTVLRLVAEYGAEPVGVPGTAPVVVPVVPVDLPELCDCPDDIATLARPHDIAVLEALVRAPVRQEQPAPAAAPADEEPEEPEEPEETEEPEGGAAGEPAGDPKPDPETVPTA